The Candidatus Nomurabacteria bacterium genome segment ATTCCTATGCTAGAAATAACACTGATGCCGGAGGTACGAACAGCTCGTCTGTATATGCCCAGACTACAGCAGCGAATGAGTACTATGAGGTATTATGTTCGCAATCTGGTTCGTCTGGCCCGCAATATGCTGTAGCCGGCAGTTCATGGACGATAGCTGAAAAAACTGCCGCACCTGCAGGTAGCCCTGGCAGCGGCTTTTTACAGGGTGGTAATAGTTTTGGTGCAGCAGCCATACTTGGTACGTCAGATGTCAATGATTTAGAAATTGTTACTGGTGGTCTTACGCGTATAACAGTTTCAGCGAGCGGTGATACCACCATTGCAGGTCTCGCGACAATTAGCGGGAATTTAGTAGCCAACGCAAATACACTCTTGAACGGTGATGTAACTATAGGTGACGCTGCGACTGATGTTTTAACAATTAACTCAGACACCTTGCAGCTACCAAACGGCCTAGATATTGCTAATGGAACGCTTGTCTTTGACGCCGCAGGCAATAAAATTGGTATAAATGCTTCTGCTTCTAATACGCTAAGTGTCAATACTGCTGCCACAGCAGATTCCGCTGCAGAAGTCTTAATTTACACCAATGGTGTCAACCAAAAAGGTTTAGTACTACAATCTGTTTCTGGCCAGTTAGCCAACGTTTTTGAAGTCCAAACAGACGGCGGCGTGCCAGTAGTGGCCGCCAGTTCAGATGGTTTACTATCACTTGGTAGTGATATTTCTGGATCGTCTAATCAAGGTAGATTACTGTTACACGATGGCATTAATGCCAATGGCTTTACCAGCGTGCTGGGCGTTACGTCACTTACCGCATCAAGGAATATTGACCTACCAGATGCCAGCGGAACGGTCTGTATTAGCGGCAGCGACGCCTGTGGCTTTATATTAATTGCCCCGGGGAGTGCCCAACAAGACAACTCAACCAATAATAGCCTATACATAAATAAAACAGGTGCATCAGGCGACATCCTCAACTTACAAAAGAATGGAACGTCGGTGCTAAGAATGGTGAATAGCGGTGCTTTACAGCTATCACTTACCAGTAGCACGGCTTTCACTGTTAAAAATGGCAGTGGTGTAGACTACTTTAATGTCGATACCAACGGTGGGCTCATACGCATAGGTGGTGCAAGTGCAGATGCTAACGGTGTGCTACTAGTGCTTGATACTAAGAATACATCTGGCGATCCAACAGGTACGGATGGTGGTATGTATTATAACAGCGCTTCAGGTAAGTTTAGATGTTATGAAGGTGGCGAATGGATTGATTGTATTGGTACGCGTCAAGTCAGGAGCTTTATAGATACGACATCTGATTCTGCAGTAGACTCTAACACAACATCATACTGGGATACCAGCGGTGAGAATAATAATTCGGTTCCTAACTTTTCACCAAGCACCACGGCTAAGTCTATAACTGGTAGCATATCTATGGAAGTGTCTTCGGCCACCACTGCTGACCGTTCTATTGTTGCACGGGTAGAAAGAAGTATTGGATCGCCGGCGGCCTGTGGCAGTGGTACCCCTGTTGGAACCATCCTAAGTACTTTTACTACCAATAATGGTGAACAGGCTTCAAATACAATGATATTCCTAGATAGCCCAAATACAACCAGTGCCGTGTACTACACATTGTGTTCTGATACAGCCACCAGCAATGCAAGCAGCATGACCATAAATAGAATTCGTATCACCCTAGAAGAAGCTAACAACAGCAACTAAATACTTGCGCCACTACTAGCCGAGAACCCTAGAGGTGTGGTACGCTTATGGTAGAATAAGGTGACGTATAGAAAATGAAAACAATTGCTGTTGTAAACCAAAAAGGCGGGGTCGGTAAAACTACCACGGCTATTAATGTAGCAGTATATATAGCGCGTAGCGGAAAAAACGTCTTATTAGTAGACCTTGATCCACAGGGTAATGCCACCAGTGGCTTAGGTATAGATAAATACGAGTCAGACAAAAGCATATATGACGTACTGGTGAATGATACGAGCCCCGATATTGTGCGACATACTACTATTGAGAAAAACCTACATATTATTACGTCTAACCATAACCTTTCTGGGGCAGAAGTAGACCTTGTTTCAATAGCCAGACGAGAGTACCGTCTTAGCACAGCTTTGTCTGCTATCGAAAGCGAATATGACATATGTATTATCGATTGCCCACCA includes the following:
- a CDS encoding ParA family protein — protein: MKTIAVVNQKGGVGKTTTAINVAVYIARSGKNVLLVDLDPQGNATSGLGIDKYESDKSIYDVLVNDTSPDIVRHTTIEKNLHIITSNHNLSGAEVDLVSIARREYRLSTALSAIESEYDICIIDCPPSLGLLSINGLVAADYVLIPVQTEYYAMEGIGQLVQTIQRIQQTLNPTLSIVGVVMTMYDTRTSLSSQVRAEIERVFGDLVCKTVIPRNVRLAEAPSHGKSIATYDKWSKGARSYKSLAKEVMQRV